The nucleotide window TCTGGCTTCTTTAAGCTTTGTGGCATGTAATAATAACGATGACGATTCGGCTCCGGCAGAAGTTCCTATCACTCCAGGGTCTGCATCTTTTGCAAAATATGTGGCGTTGGGAGATTCTTTTGCAGCTGGATATAGTGATGGAGCTCTTTTTAAAGCAGGTCAGCAAAATTCGTATGTAAATATATTGGCACAACAATTTATGCCTGCTGGAGGAGTCGCAATTACCACGCCATTAATGTCTGATAATATTGGGGGATTGTTGTTGGGGGGTAATGTGATCGCTGGGCCGCGTTTGTATTTCAATGGAAAAGCTCCAGTATCGGTTACGGGAACTCCAACAACCGAAGTGACCAATCATTTAACCGGGACTTTTAATAATCTAGGAATTCCGGGCGCCAAAAGTTATCATTTGGTAGCGGCAGGGTATGGGAATACTGCCGGGGTGGCTTCTGGGAAAGCAAATCCGTATTTTGCACGTTTTTCAAGCTCGCCATCAACAACAGTTTTGGCAGATGCAATGGCGCAGTCTCCAAGCTTCTTTACTTTGTTTATAGGAGGAAATGATGTTCTGGCTTATGCTACATCAGGAGGAGTAGGTGTAAATCAAACCGGAAATATGGATCCTTCGACTTATGGCTCAAATGATATTACCGATCCTACCGTTTTTGCAAATGTTTATGGCGCTTTGGCGACCAGTTTAACAGCCAATGGAGCAAAAGGTGCAGTCGCTAATTTGCCTTATGTGACGACTTTGCCTTATTTTACAACGGTACCATACAATCCCGTTCCGCTTGATGCTGCGACTGCGAATCAGTTGAATGCTGGATATGCACAATACAATGGTGGTTTACAACAAATGGTTGCCAATAAATTACTGACTGCAGATGAGGCGGCCAGAAGAACGATAAAATTTGCTGCGGGTAATAATGCGGTGGTTATTGTTGATAGTTATTTGACAAACTTGTCAGCTTTTGGCCTGCCTTCCTATAGACAAGTAACAAAAGAAGATTTGGTTGTGTTAACTGCAAGAACATTTATCGGTACAACTGTCGGTGGTGATCCAACAAAAATAAATGGGGTCTCTGTTCCGTTGGCAGATCAATGGGTGCTTTCTAAGGATGAGGTCAAAGAAGTTCAGGTGGCGACAGACGCTTATAATAAAACAATTGTTTCGGTTGCAGATTCAAAAGGATTGGCAATGGTTGACACAAAATTGGCGATGACGCAATTGTCAACTTCCGGAGTTCGGTTTGGGAATTTTCATATGACAGCTGCTTATGTAACTGGAGGAGCTTTTTCCTTAGATGGTGTTCATCCGAGTCCAAGAGGATATGCTTATATAGCAAATCTTTTTGTGAGTGCCATTAATGCAAAATATGGTTCAACTTTAAGAACAACAGATTTGTCGCAGTACCAAATTCAGTATCCGGCGGTCATACAATAAGCTTGATTTTATAATATCGATAAAACCACCCGTTTATGACGTGGTGGTTTTTTTTAGTAAAGAAAGCAGTGTTTTAATAGTTTAAAACTGCCTTGTAATCAATTCAATAAAAAAATAGGTTTTTTTATAAAAAAAATATTGATTTTATATTTTAAAAAATTATCTTTGCGCTCTGAAAAAAGTATCCATTTCGATGAGTTTCGGTGGGCTGTATTTCATGAACCTAAATAGCTATTTAATAAATACATAAGTAATGTCAAAAGTAATAGGAAAAGTTGGCCAAATCTTTGGAGCAGTAGTCGATGTAGTTTTCAACGGAGAAGTTGAGCTTCCAAAAATTTATGATTCATTAGAAATCACAAAAAAAGACGGTACATTGTTAGTACTTGAAGTGCAATCTCACATTGGTGAAAACACGGTTCGTACCATTTCGATGGACTCAACAGATGGTTTGAGCAGAGGTTATGAAGTAGTTGCTACAGGAAACGCCATTCAAATGCCAATCGGAGCAGATGTTTATGGTCGTTTGTTTAACGTAATTGGTGATGCTATTGATGGTTTGCCAGTTTTGCCTAAAACAGGTGAAAACGGAACTCCAATCCACAAACCAGCACCAAAATTTGAAGATTTATCTACATCTTCTGAAGTTTTATTTACAGGTATTAAAGTAATCGATTTGATCGAGCCTTATGCAAAAGGAGGAAAAATTGGATTGTTTGGTGGTGCCGGAGTAGGTAAAACAGTATTGATTCAGGAGTTGATTAACAATATTGCAAAAGGTCACGGTGGACTTTCTGTATTC belongs to Flavobacterium gilvum and includes:
- a CDS encoding SGNH/GDSL hydrolase family protein; this translates as MMKNFKWLLLASLSFVACNNNDDDSAPAEVPITPGSASFAKYVALGDSFAAGYSDGALFKAGQQNSYVNILAQQFMPAGGVAITTPLMSDNIGGLLLGGNVIAGPRLYFNGKAPVSVTGTPTTEVTNHLTGTFNNLGIPGAKSYHLVAAGYGNTAGVASGKANPYFARFSSSPSTTVLADAMAQSPSFFTLFIGGNDVLAYATSGGVGVNQTGNMDPSTYGSNDITDPTVFANVYGALATSLTANGAKGAVANLPYVTTLPYFTTVPYNPVPLDAATANQLNAGYAQYNGGLQQMVANKLLTADEAARRTIKFAAGNNAVVIVDSYLTNLSAFGLPSYRQVTKEDLVVLTARTFIGTTVGGDPTKINGVSVPLADQWVLSKDEVKEVQVATDAYNKTIVSVADSKGLAMVDTKLAMTQLSTSGVRFGNFHMTAAYVTGGAFSLDGVHPSPRGYAYIANLFVSAINAKYGSTLRTTDLSQYQIQYPAVIQ